DNA sequence from the Vicia villosa cultivar HV-30 ecotype Madison, WI linkage group LG3, Vvil1.0, whole genome shotgun sequence genome:
AATTGATTAGTTAGAGAGATAGACACAAAGACATCAAATAAGATAGGCCATCAAATCCCATGGTTGCCGTTGTCTTAAGAATAATAATATATGTAGACAATATATCAGGTacgaaaaatataatttaaacgtAGCTAGAGATTATTGAACttttaaatacattttaatttgttgGAATTTAATCTAGAATAGTAGTTATCCTACGAAGAATCCACTGTCTTCATTCGAAGTGCCGCACTCATGAATCCTCTTACCTTCAAGAGAATGGAGAAATGTTGACAAAACAATAGTATCTCAGTTAGGTCTTcagattttttcttttaaataatgtCATTATCATATAGAATAATATAGAATAATAGAAAGCATGGGAGTTAGTTAATTCTCAACTTTCCACTTTCCCACTTCGAATTAACAATTAACTAAAATCCCTCATAATCTTTATGTCACCATGGATTTGATTCTAAAGGATTGTTATGCATTTGGAGATTCAGGGAATTTAGATTGAATCTAATGCATGCTACATCGAGTTGCATTGCACCTACTTTGGAAATTAGCAAGGGTCTAACTCTATAGTATAAAATTGATGTGTATAGTAAAGatttctctcacttataaattatactcatgttatattttatttggaattatgaaCGATTAATAATGTGTTAGACAATAGAAATTAGAAGAAGTAAATCGTTTAATCAAGTTGGTGTAATTTTATCTAGTCTAGAGTATATCGATTCAATAAAAGAAAATTCACTAAATCAATAGTTAATAATACACGACAATTTCATATGAACTATTTCAGTGCTCATTTCTTAAATCTGTGAATTTCAATTTAGATTCTACTTAAATATGAAATCCCTTCACTTTCAGTTAATCACTCTGTCAAATATTTGTAAGAAAACAATTATAAGTGGACTAATCTAAATCATTAAGTGGtccaaatattttattcatctaaaaaataagaaatacttcTTAGAATAAAGTATTACTGCGAAGATACAAAGACTCAATAGATAAGAATATGACACACTAAAAGCTTGGAAAGACTTATCTTTCACTtgatccgtctcataataagtgtcttatttgagcTTTGTGTGgttcttaaaaaaataattagatgtgttggttttaatgataaaattgatatcatttactaaaatacccgTATTTATTATAGGTAGTAGAATAtttgaaaaacgtgaaagttactAAATAGGAATATAttagtggaaaaaaataataaatgttgtattgacattctaaagagacatttattttaatacataaaaaaatgcaaatgagatATTTATTATGAAGCAGAGAGAGAGTAATAAGGAGAATCATCTCTTTAAATAGCAACTATGACCCAACTAAAAAGTCTAATAGAGTTTTGACAAAAATCAATTCAATGAAAAAATAGAAGATCAATCTTCTTCGATAAAATCAAATCTGAAACATTCACAGaattaaatccaattaaaattcttcaaatatatttgatttaacAAAATATTTACTGAATTGATTCAGAGTAAAAAGCTTTTTTGAATGGCACATTATAATCAAATTTTTCAATGAACTAAAAGAATCATATTTAAATGCTGAAGCGATATTCAAATTGACACAGTAGCACGTGTTAGAGTCAAACAGAGACAAACTATCATacacaatgtcaagacatctTTCTTAATAAATTTTCCGCAAAAATTAGTCActcaaatataataaaattatccaattattttgttgtgaattcaacaAGATAAAGTAGGATAAATGATAATGGCAATAAAAAATATCCATCTTaagcaaataaatatttaaactaacAAAAAGTTAGAATTAATGTGTACAGAAAACCATTAATcaatataaagaacaaaaataaaaataatatatgattCACACACCAATAATATTTACCCAATCTGGGTCATAGATTGGGGTCTAGGACCTGGATTGAGTACTACCCTCTGATTTCATTAGGAATTTTGTGTAAGTACagattgcgcctaagagggggtggATTAGAACCAATAAAATTTTTTGCTTTTAGAGACAAGTATGTTCTTAATTTTCTAGTTTGGTTAAGTGTTTAGAAAGAAATAAAATGCAGAAAGATAAAGGACACAACGATATATTCTGGTTCcactcacaatccgagagtactccagtccccttacgcagtaagagattttactattgttggtAACTTGTACAAGACAAACCAAAACACCAAGAACAaccctcttggattttcactaagtacactaagagaacaatcctcccttaatgacttatttgtttccaacaatcctggacaacaagatttcaaccaccaagaacaatcctcttggatttactaacttgattgTGAGAataatcctctcactaatcaaaaacTCTTGCTTACAACAATCCtgaatagcaagtcaataataactaaaatatagaaatttattTGAGTAAGAAAGTATATGAatatatatcaatctataagattgatcttctcttccaaacaagcAATTATCAATGATAGTATAGTGCTCAATGTTTATGACTTATGATATGAATTTTTCTGGACTTTGTATGAAACTCTAATGCAGAAAAACTCAATGTGAAAGTTTGAATATCAATGAGCACTTAGTATGAAAATTGAGAGAGTAAGAATGTAAAATTGCAAATGGAAGAGGTAAgtttaaatatgaaaatatattgCTCTATATAGTGTCTTAACACCTTTTAGAAATGATGCAAATtaatgaaacaatgcaatgtttaGTAGGCACGCAATCTGATTCGTATGCAACAGAAAAAATATGAATCATTGCCACTGTTCCATCCGTAACGCGTTACACTGTACCGTTGCAGCTTGAAATTTCAAAAACACGTTTCTGTAACACGTTACGAAAATAGCGTAACAGGTTATGCTATACCGTTGCAACTTGAAATTTCAAAAACACGTTTCTGTAACGCGTTACGAAAATACCGTAATGGGTTACGCTGGGAAGAAAAagagtttcttttaattttaaagcTTCTAGCAAGCCAAGTTTTTTAGGGGTAAGACTCAATGAACGCATGAAATAAAATATGAGTTTTGAGCACTATATTATCAAGATAAAAACATGTTTATACCTATAGTGCTTAAGTTCCAAATGTCTTCAAATAttgctttaaaaaacttgatgcTTTATCCATTCTTTTTGCTATGAGCCTTTGCTAAtcaatttgtcttcatcaaaactaattAATGGAGAGGCTTGACTTCACACTTTGTACCAGTTCTTTCTGTTTCTTAATGAAATTgtctttgaataaaaaaaattacgtACCCAATCCAGCCTAAATTAACCTAAGTTTGGAGAAAATGACAACTCTTTGATTTACTATTAATGACTCTTTATAAGATAAACAAAAGAATTAAGAAATTAGCTTCAAGTTTTGAACATGACTAGACTCTAAAAATATATCTTTTCCTTCTCTTTTAACGTGGCAAGACATAGTATATTTTTAAGCGTTtcatctttgcatgatttgaggTTGTTTTGAGTTGCGATGGAGAAAAAAACTTAAAAGTTAACactatatttttttaacttaaatttttttaattcatgtTGGGATATTATTAAGAATAATGTTATTCATTATGTTAATAGttcaatgcaaatgcaactatcaaAGTGTAATTTTTTCCCTCGTTACTATCAATGTGTAATTCTTAGAAAAATAGAAGAAACAATACATACACACCCGCCTATTGGTGGAGACAAAACAGCGAGGAGAGGCGTAACATCTTTGGTAAGGAACAGAGGACTTTCCTCTTTTGCTTCACTATTTCAAATAATGTGTTATCACTGTTTTTAGTTAATCTTTTCTCATAGATAAGATGTGTTGCTAAGCAAATATGCTCCAGATGAGAAAAGCATCGAGAAATACATATTCTCCTTTGGAAGTTGTGGTCGTGTCAACCCTAGAGCAGGCTCATCCGTTGGGCTCTTTGTTGCTCTGTTTTCCTAGCCTTCTTTTTCTTAGAGAAATCTGATATATGCGACCCTTCTAGCCGACATTTGGGAGAGGATGTTCTCAGGTCATCACCAAGAAAGAGTGATAAAGGTTCGCGAAGTAGAGGTGTTGATGTTACCATATTTGATGAAAAGTTAATCGAAGATTAAGACGGGAATTGACAGAACGGTTATGGTAATGCAACATGTAACATTCAATGGATTTCCTATGATATTCATGAGAATTAGAAGTCGATCCCCACAAACAGCGCCACTATTTCAATGTGGAACAAAAGATCGGTGATTTGAAGGGTTGAAGTCCTTCTTGTGCAATGGTACGAGCCTCTGGCACAGTGGAGCGGAGGTGTACCTACAAGGTTAGTCCTCCAAAGCTCAAGTCATTGAGGTTAGTGAGATATAACTTTGCAAGAGTAAAAATGAATGAATTTGTGTTTATGGCACGTGGAAGGACTTATATACAACGAGTAGTTAAAAATGCTTCTACTCGACCTGACGTTAGGTGCGTGTGACCGTCTGATTAGATCTCACAGTTGGTGAATGAGCAAGTAGGTTGACTCTGATGCATAACCATCTGACAAGGGTCCACCTATttgtattttatagttttttacTAGGCTGCTCAAATTAGGTCAGTTTAATTGGACTATTGAATCGGTCCCAAAAACAATGAATCTGAAACATGACATCAATAAAAAATTCTTCTTCATACCTTTCTCTTTAGAATCcaacatcaacatcaactttcTTCAATGTTTTTCAATCCTTCATCATATATATCTAGCATCAACATTATTTTTGATGTTAATCCAAAATGTCCATCTTttcaaattaaaatgaaaaactcctaaattttttatatttttaaggtAAAATTACACCCAGAGACTTAAGTTTTTTTTGGtccttttaatatttatttttgtaacaaCTTCGTCCTTTACGGTGATTTCTACTTCATTTTTCTAACATTTTGAACATTTAAAAATGTTGATTGTTGTATTTTTTGTTATACTTTATCATTTTTAAACCACTCAAAATAATTACATCCACAAATTTTCTCTGTTAAAAAATGGTAATAACGTGTACACATTTGATAACTTAGAGGATCAaattattgcaaaaaaaaaaaaaattaaaaaaaccaatCAATTAAcaacaaataatttaaagaaCCTCTGATATATTTTTGCCTATTTTTAAACCCACTAAGTCCACTCTAATTTTAATTTCAGTTTGGAAAAGAGTTCCTAATAATATGTATTTGTAGTTCGCTTCCTAAATCATTTGCAAAACTTGACcacaaatgattaaaaaaaacttCTAGAATAGATATTAGGAGATTGTATGTGAAGGTTTTCTAAGGACTTGAAGTCTTGCATTGTCATTATCCACACAAAAATGTGACTGGCCAGCAGCTAGGAAAGCAAATGCATGCTCTTCTGATTACCTCATGCGCAAAATGGCTGTGGTTAGCTAGTGGACCTTAGAGCACCCACATCGGGGAGTGCTTCACAAAGTTCAATGCATGCTGTGTCAGTAAATTCAGAATACATACTGTGCATGAGTGGTAAAAGTTTGCAAAGAGTGCTTTGCTTGGAACCGTAGTAAAACAATTTTTGAATAGTTTTGAAAcaataaatacaataaaatatgtgtagtattaataattataatgtaTAACAGCTACTTTTTCAAACAAACATGATAGTCAATTTTTTTACAACAGCTCTTTTATAACAGCTCTTTTTTTAACGGTAAATTTTTTTCCTATAtatatttcaataaatttttttaaaattacacttCAAAATAACGATATCAATGTGTTGAACCAATCTGATGTCTTCAACGATGTTATGCAAGGGCGAGCTCCCGAGGTCCATTATTCAATTAATGGCACTGAATACAACATGGGTTATTATCTATCAGATGGCATTTATCCTGAATGGTCAACATTTGTGAAAAGTATCTCAATGCCACAAGGGGATAAGAGAAAATTATTTGCCCAACATCAAGAAGGTGCAAGAAAGGATATTGAACGAGCATTTGGAGTTCTCCAATCCCGATTTGCAATCATACGTAACCCAGCTCGACCTTGGCACTTGGATGCACTGAAGCGCATAATGGATACATGCATCATACTCCACAACatgattgttgaagatgaacgTGCCACATATGGTGGCAATTTTGATTATTCTTATGAGCATTTAGGCAATGACCCGACTGCACCACCAGATGATTCTAATAATGATTTTCAGGAGTTTTTACGCAGAAGACATCATGTTCGTGACAAGGAAACTCATCGACACCTTCAACAAAACTTGATAGAACATATATGGGAACGTTTTGGACATGAGAATAACcataactaataattattttaagtgTTTAATATATTTTCTGCATGTTTAGTATATTTTCTACTAGTAGTTTGCATTAACGTTTACCAAATtttcaatgtatttttattttgcctttatttatttatttttggatattttaaattttttattatatgttattttctttttaatacattttgatataattaaattatatatatatatatatttatatatttatatatttatatatttatatatttatatattaaggtaaaatataaatttataatatattgtAAGTTTAGTGGGAcccattttaaaatttttagatGAGTGGTATGGATATTTGAAAAATGTAGTTGAGTGGTTTAAGTGattgaaaaatgtgaaataatatattatattaggtGGGGTCCATTTAGGCTACTAAGTTGGGTAGCTTGGATGTGGATGCTCTAACCCTTCCATTCACGCCTGTATTTGGACTCTTTCTTGCTTGGTAAATTGGTTCTGATTTACCAGAAtctctttttttattatatttaaacataATTGCACTTTTAATCTTTCAAGTATATTTCATCCCTTATTTTTCTTAGCAATTTTGATTCTTCACGTTATCTACTTATATAATTTGATACTTGTCTAATAAATTACCCGGATTCACACGCTTGAAAAAAATATTCTTCAcagtgatttgatttgattttgtaagattatgatataattttaaaagtttataaaaaataaaatttatcccgccttttaattttataaaaataattttaaaatttttctatttaaaagttttaaaaattataaaaccaaaatatattttagtTGTTATGGTTTTCAgatttttagttttgaaaattaaaaaaaaaaaaaaaaaacaaagtaaaaataATGCAATCTTCATTAATGACTAGTTTATGTATTTAGCCtacataaaaaatcaaataaattcattattcaataaacttaaaaagaaaatatttacttataataatggtcggagtatatatatatatatatatatatatatatatatatatatatatatatatatatatatatatatatatatatatatatatatatatatatatatatgaggagagatATTCTTACTCTAAGAGTaaataatagttttctctctacatatttaattacttgttatttttaaccattacatTAATAGAAACTAATAGTCACGATAAGGAGTAAGTTCtaactaggggtgggaataggtcaggccggcctacaggggcctatagcctagcctacttaaggccaggcTAGGCCAGGACTATTTGATAAAAAAGGCCAGActtgggcttttttaaaagcctatttaataaaataggctaggcctaggctattaaaaaagcttataaagccttgtaggccgacctatatatatatatatatatatatatatatatatatatatatatatatatatatatatatatatatatatatatatatatatatatatatatatatatatatatatatatatatatatattaaaattagactAAATAGGttagcctatatatgcatatatattagaaaaagtgttaaatagattggtctatatatgcatatatattagaaaaaatgctaaataggtcggtctaaatgttcatatatatgcgacctataagtcttcttaagtaatatgaattaattgaaaacattaataaaaaaagaggcttttaaataggctttcaagccaggccagacttttaaaaaggccaggccaggctgaaaaaacgagcctatagtaggccataggccagactcaggccttgtaaatttatcgtaggccaggcctaGGCCTtttaaagcctagcctagcctattcccacccctagttcTAACTAATTGGTTATtatgaaaaataagaataattaatcacaaaaaaattcattCAAATTAATGGACTAGATTGACTTGTGTTTTTATAATCATCTTTTAgtgtaattaatataatttaaagtGAAACTTAACTCATGTTATTTTTGtcctaaaatatatttatatctttttaaaaataattataatcatttgaatcattaaaaaaatattaaatacataaataattaaaaaacatatgTGGGTACCATATTATTctttatttaaatcaatagtttaATATCAGTATCAGTACCATATTAGTACCcgtgtttttaaaaaataagaaaccATGATTTGAATCAGCAATATatttttctcgtatataaaataataaatattaattttgttttgacattatttataaaaatatatgaatcaatagtaaacttaatccagtttataaaaataacattgtttaaaaatattgtatcttaaattaaaacaATGTCAAAACAATGCTATTTGtaacataaataatttaaaaataacacatTTCTCCTATTTGGattcatatgttattttaaatatatttacttttattttctttaattgtaaaaaaaaaaaaattgtgggtTCGCACGAATTCTAGTATGGTTATCGAAGTATTCAGACAGTACTAATGTGTTACTAGTGCGTTGGCACGGGTACTGGTGTGGTACACACTTTTGTTgtcaaaatgtaataaaaatttaaacaagGAAAGTATATACCCGTGTGTTTTTACGAATATTGGGGCGGTACTGGTTTGTTACGCATCAGGTCGCAAGAATTTCAATATGAATACACATGTGTTTGTACGGGTACTGGTgtattcattttattattatttgtggtTAAGTTgatataattgatttaatttataaaatatttattattaaaaaattcacacaattagtaatatatatatatatatatatatatatatatatatatatatatatatatatatatatatatatatatatatatatatttgtttgttttggtgatcataaaataattatgaatggTTTATATTAGCAATATAATTATAATGTTATTTAACTCATATATTACTTATGTACGTGAGtctattatttttttacttaCAAATATTTGTCTCATCGATTTCTATATTActaacataaataattataaataaacacATTTTTCCCGTGCtacatttaattaaatttatttttaaacttcAAAAGAATTGAAAAACTCTGATAGCTgtaataacatatatatatatatatatatatatatatatatatatatatatatatatatatatatatatatatatatatatatatatatatatatatatgaataattaaataaaaatctcaATCTTtgttaatataatattttgtgtatttttttttttttaaataaacttgTTAGTTGTAACATGcaatttgaatatatatatatatatatatatatatatatatatatatatatatatatatatatatatatatatatatatatatatatatatatatatatatatatatatatatagagagagagagagagaggagggttatatttactccaggagtaagttattataacttactccaaatctagaccattgattcttttcaatctagtggttaaaaataataagtaattaaatgtggagagagaaaactattacttattatttttaaccattagattgagaagaattaatggtctagatgtggagtaagttattataacttactcttggagtcaatataaccctcctatatatatatatatatatatatatatatatatatatatatatatatatatatatatatatatatatatatatatatatatatatatatatatatataaaaggagggttatatttcctctaggagtaagttattataacttactccaaatctagaccattgattcttttcaatctagtggttaaaaataataagtaattaaatgttatATAGcattactccaaatctagaccattgattcttttcaatctagtggttaaaaataataagtaattaaatgttatatagcatatcatatgagaatgtgagaatgaatctgaaccattaaattttaaaataaatggtggagattgtgtgaatctttttttctctcctacatcatttattttaataatggaggagagagaaaaaaagttcacacataatctcaaccatttattttaaaatataatggttcagattcattcacACATTTTCATATAAAGAAGACAttctcattctcatatgatatgccatatatatatatatatatatatatatatatatatatatatatatatatatatatatatatatatatatatatatatatatatatatatatatatatatatatatatatatatggggacgactcaagcgagaatacttggttattatgagaaatgagaacaatgaatcacgaccattaaattttgattttgttgattttaatggactggattggtttctctttttatgatcattaatatttaatttaattaaaacatagaaagagaaaccaatccagtccattaaaatcaacaaaatcaaaatttaatggtcgtgattcattgttctcatttatcATAATAACCatgtgttctcacttgagtcgtgctatatatatatatatatatatatatatatatatatatatatatatatatatatatatatatatatatatatatatatttgtgta
Encoded proteins:
- the LOC131658843 gene encoding uncharacterized protein LOC131658843, which encodes MGYYLSDGIYPEWSTFVKSISMPQGDKRKLFAQHQEGARKDIERAFGVLQSRFAIIRNPARPWHLDALKRIMDTCIILHNMIVEDERATYGGNFDYSYEHLGNDPTAPPDDSNNDFQEFLRRRHHVRDKETHRHLQQNLIEHIWERFGHENNHN